One segment of Panicum virgatum strain AP13 chromosome 3K, P.virgatum_v5, whole genome shotgun sequence DNA contains the following:
- the LOC120700215 gene encoding disease resistance protein RGA5-like, whose amino-acid sequence MEAAVVSASAGAMGSLLRKLGELLTAEYKLLKEAKGPIMFLKAELESMYVFLKKISDTEEPDEQDKCWAKEVRELSYDIEDSISEFMLRVERDSSKPHGFKGFITRSTKLLTTMNTRHEIAKEFEGLKIRVKEASERRTRYRIHDTVPKENNTAIDPRLLALHAETTSLVGVKGPRDQLIQLMDGEGVPALQLKVLSIVGFGGLGKTTLANEIYRKLEEKFQSRAFVSVSQKPNIRKILRRILSQVGFVAPKDTNTEMWEESELITALQNFLFDKRYLIVIDDIWDASAWDIIRCALPENTNGSRVITTTRIEAVARACCNHHIEYVYKMKALSDQDSRSLFFKRIFGSEDMCPTYLNKVSSEILKKCSGLPLAIITTSSLLANQPNKLKKEQWEYVRKSLGSNFEMSPSLEGMRQILNLSYINLPHYLKTCMLYLGIYPEDYTIDKNDLTRQWVAEGFICKDCGIDPVDIAKSYFNELINRSMIQPVDTDYNGDVMSCRVHDMMLDLILHKSTEENFVTIMDDMQDMAGHRDKIRRISLNLDDATNEKADTAARSVQLSQIRTLARFGTSS is encoded by the exons ATGGAGGCTGCGGTGGTGAGCGCATCGGCCGGCGCCATGGGCTCCCTGCTTCGGAAGCTTGGCGAGCTGCTCACAGCCGAGTACAAGCTGCTCAAAGAAGCCAAGGGGCCCATCATGTTCCTAAAAGCTGAGCTCGAGAGCATGTATGTCTTCCTGAAGAAGATCTCAGATACCGAGGAGCCTGACGAGCAAGACAAGTGCTGGGCCAAGGAGGTTCGCGAGCTGTCCTACGACATCGAGGACAGCATCAGCGAGTTCATGCTTCGCGTGGAACGTGACTCCAGCAAGCCACACGGATTCAAAGGGTTCATCACTAGGAGCACAAAGCTGCTGACAACAATGAACACCAGGCATGAGATTGCAAAGGAGTTTGAAGGTCTTAAGATCCGTGTCAAGGAGGCAAGTGAGCGGCGCACGAGGTACAGGATTCATGACACTGTCCCGAAGGAAAACAACACAGCCATCGATCCTCGCTTGTTGGCGCTCCATGCGGAGACGACGAGCCTTGTCGGTGTCAAGGGACCAAGAGACCAGCTGATTCAGTTGATGGATGGAGAGGGTGTGCCTGCGCTTCAGCTAAAGGTGCTCTCTATTGTGGGCTTTGGAGGTCTCGGAAAGACTACACTTGCAAATGAGATTTATCGCAAGCTTGAGGAGAAGTTCCAGTCTCGAGCTTTTGTTTCTGTGTCCCAAAAACCAAACATTAGGAAGATTCTGAGAAGAATACTATCTCAAGTTGGATTTGTAGCTCCTAAGGACACCAACACTGAAATGTGGGAAGAGTCTGAATTGATCACTGCACTGCAAAATTTCCTATTCGACAAGAG GTACCTCATTGTAATTGATGACATCTGGGATGCTTCTGCATGGGATATTATCAGATGTGCTCTTCCGGAGAACACGAACGGTAGCAGAGTAATAACAACTACCAGAATTGAGGCTGTGGCTAGAGCTTGCTGTAATCATCACATTGAATATGTTTACAAAATGAAGGCACTTAGTGACCAAGACTCAAGAAGCTTATTCTTCAAAAGAATTTTTGGTTCAGAGGATATGTGCCCTACATATTTGAACAAAGTGTCAtctgaaattttgaaaaaatgtAGTGGCTTGCCACTTGCAATTATCACAACATCTAGCCTGTTAGCCAATCAGCCAAACAAGCTTAAAAAGGAGCAGTGGGAGTATGTACGGAAGTCTCTAGGCTCCAACTTTGAAATGAGCCCAAGCTTGGAAGGCATGAGACAAATATTGAATCTCAGCTATATCAATCTTCCTCATTATCTGAAGACTTGCATGCTATATCTTGGTATTTATCCAGAAGACTACACAATTGACAAGAATGATTTGACTAGGcaatgggttgctgaaggattcATATGTAAAGATTGTGGGATAGATCCAGTGGATATTGCAAAGAGCTATTTTAATGAGCTTATCAATAGGAGTATGATTCAGCCTGTAGATACAGACTATAATGGTGATGTAATGTCTTGCCGGGTACACGATATGATGCTTGATCTTATATTACATAAGTCTACAGAAGAGAATTTCGTCACTATAATGGATGATATGCAAGACATGGCAGGACATCGAGATAAGATTCGCCGGATCTCTCTAAACCTGGATGATGCAACAAATGAAAAGGCTGACACTGCAGCGAGATCTGTCCAGCTATCCCAAATACGTACACTAGCAAGATTTGGGACCTCCTCGTAG